A genomic window from Vanessa tameamea isolate UH-Manoa-2023 chromosome 7, ilVanTame1 primary haplotype, whole genome shotgun sequence includes:
- the LOC113401334 gene encoding serine protease nudel isoform X1: MSFGDRCDIKVSHYRKSNMIAENTEENKIVGLLPMGLAETNDDGRNGQKCYSIIQKVLAIISLILIVIAFYLLILRLLQSDNNVHKTELIVLSGFHEEQNVSILQDEIEILLRLKNKTSKLNPSERKKRETVSSTQIYKSGKLERNIKFKDNDKQKAKKIIAEHEFLCNEDNHKEACKELVMKLKSLTENNLSNHRINKEELDHIIKENIRNVVKDYPKLRVKPTDVSKRETNPIHIPNFLTPIKSVPIDTYNFDNSEQIHGTPQHSMIHSRDVLNPQLTETCLLKRLMRQSYPNLHGIYDAPHHEYQSFIPSFPRQFSSDFISSYVQNRAMDAPKHKPHPQDIEIAMKFIAPKHEIAFKEEPPNTSVHEVECPMGKISCESGSFCVDENNWCDGNVDCDDVSDESRCSCKSRVDESRICDGYFDCPFGEDEMGCYGCSEDAFSCEDLNFNLSTCFSKEQRCNNIVDCPNNKDEIDCTMLAPSLHKNPLFAISNTDGYLHRNYKGNWYAVCNNPYMWAHDACRRETGLIIRPPFIQILQIDPLLRVNYISTAPGGFLQTSNTCLNSSAVYVTCPDLLCGTRVLTATQLLKENTAIENHLFGRNKRYLLQRQRQPMTFYGGRMKRNVGNKSVRSEIPLNYLSDGKINEVRSKRAQGRVVGGKPSQPAAWPWMVALYRDGVFHCGGVIINQNWVMSAAHCVNKFWQYYYEVQVGMLRRFSFSPQEQNHRVTHIIVNHNYNQEDMKNDLSLLRVKPGIQFSRWVRPICLPSPEVAGADWMWGPPAGTICTAVGWGATVEHGPDPDHMREVEVPIWDKCKHQDDLDGKEVCAGLVEGGRDTCQGDSGGPLLCRNPLNTQQWYVAGIVSHGDGCARKGEPGVYTRVSLFVSWIRYHISSKTLPMIQPKQECPGFRCDSGILKCLPKKRMCDKIIDCLDGEDEYNCDVARSSVSNTISEPITKSDITSLNNESMNKRINEETLNNENNSLTPETSIEYVADSQNIINVTESTQTTSYITLSNSDDQYVDETISYLQIKPNSDNARNIISPLSVTQSLKSSTEYTKLEEDLKHASTVEIAHVDYSHEEEIDTNFDESVTIDPIKTSSTTNEVMEQKALNIKTYPLESMSLEKNIIKENNKINSDLSETITTALPSETTISITYYGNDEQTTNRLEVDDVLIASTEGNTNKESIKSYKSYISNETDQNSHEFIIEFLPYTNSVTEKSEVSVKNNTTNQMSDQIISESTNVEHNTRNLKQLDSRDEAVNNIVDIMLSELQPAKIRKKHLTPIDFQCRRIYQIVPYATRCDHKADCEDGTDELDCTCLDYLTTYDNKLICDGNYDCADGHDELDCYSCEEDHFLCKRSKICLSSNKVCDGKPQCPLGEDELDCYTLSNGKYIDFDLNGRPEVTLEGYLTKKHDGNWQIVCEDDVSIHEQEEAASHICRYLGFSSANRFMIKYINLKGDLDNSKERNKNKRDIDLKVPVSFAYKASNDSQLNNYIIKNPEVIKEECVPNITKTCMALFIYCDHSLYTNFEKNQELGHNNETNSVSNDLWPWIAKLYINGKYKCMGVLVDLSWVLMGNSCLKSATLSHHFISVSLGSHKTLGSIIGPYEQVYQIDAKKDLYRSKVILLHLKQPAVYSTMVKPMVVITSYFEDNKNSVCVAVGQDKNNDTFNVFLKETDECDLHNRCFILQKPSTLCHSTMSSQWAGIISCHTKQGWYPAASFIINKENCSSSDRIIGTDIGNLKHEIKYYEVSDSVDQNEFHNCEGIRCKRGKCIKLRNICDGVTDCEDGVDESKDACKKKSVICDKDPHFRGCECPVGQLKCHNGQCISKELFKDGHDDCGDGTDEPGQTTCSDYLSRVMPSRLCDGILHCHDRSDEDPMYCKCFAKEAYKCSQVSNNEDYCVASDMVCDGIRDCPNGEDERTCIGLRSPDGTPYGVGEVIVRSHGVWYSKCFPKQNHTRSELEEICKTLGFISGHAKELTMPRVTTDKHNNVVVDTFSNITLNLNTTITLRNSHTPIARAVVDEREDCYPVFIECL; this comes from the exons gaCGAAATGGTCAAAAATGTTACTCTATTATACAGAAAGTACTTGcaataatatctttaattttaatagtgatTGCATTCTATCTATTGATATTAAGGCTACTGCAGAGTGAca ataatgttCATAAAACAGAACTAATCGTTCTATCTGGATTTCACGAGGAACAAAACGTTTCAATATTACAAGACGAAATAGAAATTTTGCTTCGATTGAAGAATAAAACATCAAAACTAAATCCAAGTGAACGAAAAAAAAGAGAAACTGTATCTTCAacgcaaatatataaaagtggaaaattagaaagaaatattaaatttaaagataacgaTAAACAAAAAGCAAAGAAAATTATAGCAGAACACGAATTTCTTTGTAACGAAGATAATCACAAAGAAGCTTGCAAGGAACTCGTTATGAAATTGAAATCCCTTACAGAGAATAATCTTTCAAATCATCGTATAAATAAAGAAGAATTAGatcatataattaaagaaaatataaggaACGTAGTTAAAGATTACCCAAAACTTAGGGTCAAACCTACAGATGTATCAAAAAGAGAAACAAATCCTATTCATATTCCTAATTTTTTAACACCTATAAAAAGTGTACCTATTGACacttataattttgataattctgAACAAATACACGGAACGCCCCAACATTCTATGATTCATTCACGCGACGTCCTAAACCCACAACTAACGGAAACATGTTTGCTAAAGCGACTCATGAGACAGAGTTATCCAAATTTACACG gtatatatGATGCTCCTCATCATGAATATCAATCATTTATTCCATCGTTTCCTAG acaATTTTCATCAGATTTTATTTCATCTTACGTCCAAAATCGTGCTATGGATGCACCAAAACATAAGCCACATCCGCAAGATATTGAAATTGCCATGAAATTTATTGCTCCCaa ACATGAAATAGCTTTTAAGGAAGAACCGCCTAACACTTCTGTCCATGAAGTTGAATGTCCGATGGGTAAGATATCCTGTGAAAGCGGTAGCTTCTGTGTTGATGAAAATAACTGGTGCGATGGTAACGTTGACTGTGATGACGTGAGCGATGAATCTAGATGCAGTTGTAAATCTAGAGTGGATGAATCTAGAATATGTGACGGATATTTCGATTGTCCATTTGGTGAAGATGAAATGGGTTGTTATG GCTGCAGCGAAGATGCATTTAGTTGTGAagatcttaattttaatttaagcacaTGTTTTTCTAAGGAACAACGCTGCAATAATATAGTTGATTGTCCGAATAACAAAGACGAAATTGATTGTACAATGTTAGCCCCAAGTTTACACAAGAACCCC CTGTTTGCAATATCAAACACAGATGGGTACTTACACAGAAATTATAAAGGAAATTGGTACGCTGTTTGTAACAACCCTTACATGTGGGCACATGATGCATGTCGTCGTGAAACAGGCCTTATTATAAG aCCACCATTTATTCAAATCTTACAAATAGACCCATTACTTAGAGTAAATTACATAAGTACTGCTCCCGGGGGATTTTTACAAACAAGTAACACATGTTTGAATTCCTCTGCCGTATATGTCACGTGCCCCGACTTATTGTGCGGTACCAGAGTTCTTACTGCAACACAGCTGTTAAAAGAG AATACTGCGATAGAAAACCATCTCTTTGGCCGGAACAAAAGATATCTTCTCCAAAGGCAACGACAACCTATGACGTTTTACGGCGGTCGAATGAAAAGAAACGTAGGAAATAAAAGCGTGAGATCAGAGATCCCTTTGAATTATTTAAGTGAcggtaaaataaatgaagtaaGGAGCAAGAGGGCTCAGGGTAGAGTGGTTGGAGGTAAACCTAGTCAGCCGGCTGCTTGGCCTTGGATGGTTGCTTTATACAGAGATGGAGTGTTTCACTGTGGTGgagtaataataaatcaaaattgggTCATGTCAGCAGCACACTGCGTGAATAA GTTTTGGCAGTATTATTATGAGGTGCAAGTTGGTATGCTTCGTCGATTTTCTTTTTCACCCCAAGAACAAAACCATCGCGTAACTCATATAATTgtcaatcataattataatcaagAGGACATGAAGAATGATCTATCATTATTAAGAGTAAAACCTGGCATACAATTTAGTCGCTGGGTGCGTCCAATATGCTTACCAAGCCCAGAAGTTGCTGGCGCAGATTGGATGTGGGGACCACCAGCTGGAACCATTTGTACCGCTGTAGGATGGGGAGCTACGGTAGAACACGGACCTGAtc ctGATCATATGCGCGAGGTAGAGGTTCCAATTTGGGACAAATGTAAACATCAAGATGATTTAGATGGCAAAGAAGTATGTGCTGGTCTTGTCGAAGGTGGAAGAGATACATGTCAA gGTGATAGTGGAGGACCGTTATTATGTAGAAATCCTTTGAATACTCAACAGTGGTATGTAGCAGGTATTGTTAGCCATGGAGATGGTTGTGCAAGAAAAGGCGAACCTGGAGTTTATACAAGAGTTAGCCTATTCGTGTCTTGGATAAGATATCACATat CATCAAAAACTTTACCAATGATACAACCAAAACAGGAATGTCCGGGCTTTAGGTGTGATTCTGGTATTCTAAAATGTCTGCCAAAAAAACGAATGTGTGATAAAATTATAGACTGTCTTGATGGAGAAGATGAATACAACTGTGATGTGGCCAGATCTTCAGTAAGCAATACGATTTCAGAGCCAATTACAAAATCAGATATTACGTCACTAAATAATGAAAGTATGAATAAACGAATAAACGAAGAAAccttaaataatgaaaacaattcCTTAACTCCTGAAACCAGTATTGAATACGTTGCAGATAGTCAGAATATCATAAACGTAACCGAATCAACTCAAACAACTTCTTATATAACTTTATCTAACTCAGACGATCAATACGTCGATGAAACTATaagttatttacaaattaaacctAATAGTGATAAtgcaagaaatataataagCCCATTGTCTGTCACACAATCACTGAAGTCAAGTACAGAATATACCAAGCTCGAAGAAGATTTAAAACATGCTTCTACTGTTGAAATAGCACATGTAGATTACTCACACGAAGAAgaaattgatacaaattttgaCGAAAGTGTTACAATTGATCCAATTAAAACATCATCAACAACAAATGAAGTGATGGAACAAAaagcattaaatattaaaacatatccCTTAGAATCAATGTCATTAGAAAAGAAtattatcaaagaaaataataaaattaattcagatTTAAGTGAAACAATAACGACAGCTTTACCCTCAGAAACGACAATTTCCATTACTTACTATGGGAATGATGAACAAACGACAAACAGACTGGAAGTCGATGATGTTCTGATAGCAAGTACTGAGGGCAACACCAACAAAGAGTctataaaaagttacaaaagTTATATAAGTAATGAAACAGATCAAAACTCGcatgaatttattattgaatttcttCCTTATACGAATTCGGTTACAGAAAAATCTGAGGTTtccgttaaaaataatactactaaTCAGATGAGTGATCAGATAATTTCTGAATCAACTAATGTCGAACATAATACGCGCAATCTTAAACAACTAGACTCTAGAGACGAAGCTGTTAATAACATAGTAGATATCATGCTTTCAGAACTTCAACCTGCAAAAATTAGAAAGAAACATCTAACACCAATAGACTTCCAATGTagaag AATATACCAAATCGTTCCTTATGCGACTCGATGCGATCATAAAGCAGACTGTGAAGACGGCACCGATGAATTGGATTGCACATGCCTCGATTATTTGACAACATATGATAATAAACTTATATGTGATGGTAATTATGATTGCGCAGACGGTCACGACGAATTAGATTGTT ATAGTTGTGAGGAAGATCATTTCCTCTGCAAGCGAAGTAAAATATGCCTGTCATCAAATAAAGTTTGTGATGGCAAACCGCAATGTCCTTTAGGAGAGGATGAATTAGATTGCT ACACTCTTtcaaatggaaaatatattgattttgatttgaatggTAGACCAGAAGTGACTTTAGAAGGTTATTTAACGAAAAAACATGATGGAAATTGGCAAATAGTATGTGAAGATGATGTATCGATTCATGAACAAGAAGAAGCTGCTTCGCATATATGTCGATATCTTGGTTTCAG TTCAGCAAATAGATTtatgataaagtatataaatttgaaaggtGACTTAGATAATTctaaagaaagaaataaaaataaacgagacATCGATCTTAAAGTTCCGGTTAGTTTTGCATATAAAGCAAGTAATGATAGCCaactcaataattatattataaaaaatcctgAAGTTATAAAAGAAGAATGTGTGCccaatattacaaaaacttgTATggcgttgtttatttattgcgaTCATTCtctttatacaaattttgaaaAGAACCAAGAACTTGGACACAACAATGAAACAAATTCCGTTTCTAATGATTTATGGCCCTGGAtagctaaattatatataaatggaaaatataaatgtatgggGGTTTTGGTAGATTTATCTTGGGTTTTGATGGGTAATTCCTGTCTGAAGAGTGCTAC ATTAAGTCATCATTTTATTTCAGTCTCACTTGGATCACATAAAACTCTCGGTTCAATTATAGGTCCATACGAACAAGTATATCAAATCGATGCAAAGAAAGATTTATATCGCAGtaaggttattttattacatttgaaacAACCAGCAGTTTATTCGACTATGGTAAAACCTATGGTGGTAATAACTTC GTATTTTGAAGATAATAAAAACTCAGTATGTGTCGCAGTGGGACAAGATAAAAATAACGACACCTTCAATGTTTTCTTAAAAGAAACCGACGAGTGCGACTTACATAACCGATGTTTCATTTTACAAAAGCCATCTACTTTATGTCAT tcAACTATGAGTTCCCAATGGGCAGGTATAATCTCTTGTCATACTAAACAAGGATGGTATCCAGCAgcctcatttataataaataaagaaaattgttcGTCAAGTGATCGAATTATAGGAACTGATATTGGAAATTTAAAacacgaaattaaatattacgaag TTTCAGATTCCGTTGACCAAAATGAGTTTCACAATTGTGAAGGAATAAGGTGTAAGCGTGGGAAGTGTATAAAATTACGTAACATTTGCGATGGTGTGACCGATTGTGAAGACGGCGTTGATGAATCGAAAGACGCATGTAAAAAGAAATCCGTTATATGCGATAAGGATCCACATTTTCGTGGCTGTG aaTGTCCAGTTGGACAGCTAAAATGCCATAATGGTCAATGCATTTCCAAAGAACTTTTCAAAGATGGTCACGATGACTGCGGTGATGGTACCGATGAACCTGGACAAACGACTTGTTCTGATTATTTAAGTCGTGTAATGCCTTCTAGACTATGTGATGGCATTCTTCACTGCCACGATAGAAGTGATGAAGACCCAATGTATTGTAAATGCTTTGCTAAGGAGGCATATAA ATGTTCTCAGGTATCCAACAATGAAGATTACTGTGTCGCTTCTGATATGGTTTGCGACGGTATCAGAGATTGTCCGAATGGAGAAGATGAGAGAACTTGTATAGGCCTTAGATCACCCGATGGAACTCC aTACGGAGTTGGCGAAGTAATCGTCAGATCACACGGTGTTTGGTATTCAAAATGCTTTCCCAAACAAAACCATACGAGATCAGAATTGGAGGAAATATGTAAAACTCTCGGATTTATAAGTGGCCACGCTAAGGAACTGACAATGCCCCGAGTTACAACAGATAAACACAACAATGTTGTTGTTGACACGTTTTCAAATATAACGCTAAATTTGAACACTACTATTACATTGAGAAATAGTCATACGCCTATTGCCCGCGCGGTTGTCGACGAAAGGGAAGATTGCTATCCAGTTTTCATAGAATGTCTTTAG